The genomic interval TTTGCTCATTCAAAGAGTGAAAAAAATGAAAGTTAATCTCCTTGCAGTAGATGAAGCGCATTGCATCTCTCAATGGGGATATGATTTCAGGCCGTCTTATCTGGAAATAGCCGCATTCAGGCATGTTATAGGCGATTCAGTTCCTGTAATGGCATTAACAGCTACCTCAACTCCGGAAGTAACTCAGGATATTCAGGATAAGCTGGAGTTTAAAAAGCCAAATGTAATCTCGAAATCATTTAAAAGGGATAATCTTTCATTCTCGTGCTTTAAGGAAGAAAATAAGGAAAGAAAGATTCTGCAGATCCTTAAAAATGTTCCAGGGACTGCTATTATTTATGTTCGTAACAGAAAAAAAACGGAAGCCCTGGCAGGATTTCTGAATAAAAATAAAATATCCGCATCTTTTTACCACGCAGGACTGGACTACTCTTCAAGATCAAAAAATCAGGATTTGTGGATTAGTAATAAGGTAAGAGTAATGGTCGCTACTAATGCCTTTGGCATGGGAATCGATAAACCGGATGTCAGAACAGTTGTTCATTATGATTTTCCTGAAAATCCGGAAAACTATTACCAGGAAGCCGGAAGGGCAGGAAGGGATGGGAAACGATGTTATGCCGTACTACTCTTCAATGATAAAGATATTGAAGATCTTGAAGCAAAGATCGAAAGTAATTTCCCAAGCGCAGAAATAATTAAAAGGGTATATCAGGCACTTGCAAACTTTTACAAACTTGCAGTTGGGTCTTCTCAGTTTATAAGTTTTGACTTTGATATGGAAGCATTTATTAAGACTTATAAATTGCCTAAGATACAATCTTATTATGCCTTGAAAAGATTGGAACAGGAGGGGATGATTCAAATGAATGAGGCTTATTATAACCCTTCCAAAATTTTCATTTCCACTGATAAGACAAGGCTTTACGAATATCAGCTGCGTAATCCTGAGGATGATGTTTTCATTAAATCCATTTTAAGAATTTATGGTGGGGAGGTATTCTCTAATTATGTAAATATCAGGGAAACAGAAATTGCTAATTACATTCATAAGTCCCAAATGGATGTTACCAGAAAGCTTAGCTTTTTAGATCAGAAAGGTTTATTGGTTTATGAAAAGCAAAAGGATAAGCCGCAGATAGAATTTGTAATGCCTAGAATGGATGCTTCAGTATTACCTTTGGATTATAAAGACCTTGCTAAACGGAAGGAGCTGTATAAGGCAAAAGTGGACGCGATGGTGGAATATGCAACGAATTCAAATAAGTGCCGGAGTTTAATGCTTCTGGAATATTTCGGGGAAAAAAATAGTGAAAAATGCGGTTTGTGTGATGTATGTCTGAAGGAGAAAAAAGAGGAAGTTAAAGATAATATTGAAGTGGAATTATCAGGGAAAATTATTGAAAAGTTAAATGGTGGTCCTATATCTCCAGAAAATCTTGTGTTTTCTTTCAGTTCCATCGAAAAAGAGAATGTGCTCAAAGTTTTGAGACGTCTTGTAGATTCGGGGATGCTGGTTTATCTCGACGATGGCAATCTATCTTTGGCTAAGAATACTTAATATTAAAGTTATTTGAAAAAAATGAAAATAGTACTATTGGATGCCGATACCTTGGGAGAGGTACCCGCGATTGATGACTTTAATCAGCTGGGTGATTTTATAAAATTCGGACATACAAAACCAGATGATGTCATTAATCACTTATCTGGGGCTGATGTTGCAATTACTAATAAAGTAGTTTTGTCCAAAGAGATTTTGTCTCAACTTCCAGATTTGAAATTGATCTGCGTGGCAGCTACTGGGACAGATAATATTGATATTGCCTTTGCTTCGGAAAAAGGTATTCCGGTTAAAAATGTAAAAGGTTATTCTACTGACAGTGTTGCTCAGCATTCTTTTTCATTGCTTCTTCATTTGCTCGATAAACTTGAATATTACAATAATTATGTCCTAAGTGGGGAATATTGCAAAAGTGAAATTTTTACTTCTCTGTCTCGTCCGTACTGGGAAATTAAGGGTAAAGTTTATGGAATAATAGGACTTGGGGCTATTGGGAAAAAGGTGGCAAATATAGCAACAGCTTTTGGGGCTAAAGTCATTTATTATTCAACCTCAGGTGTTCATGATGATCCTGATTTTGAAAGGGTAGGTCTGGAAGAACTGTTAAAACAGAGTGATGTTATATCCATTCATTCTCCTTTGAATGATAAAACTCATGGTCTAATAGGAGAGAAAGAATTTAATCTGATGAAAAGAAATGCAATTCTCATCAATGTTGGAAGGGGGGGGATAGTTAATGAAAATGCTCTTATCGAAGCCTTG from Sporocytophaga myxococcoides carries:
- a CDS encoding RecQ family ATP-dependent DNA helicase — its product is MRKRTALGFIFLYYSYKLLLSFRILHLFIVIVFLQDIHKILFQYFGYSQFRPLQEEIISSVLNGKDTLALLPTGGGKSLCFHVPGLAMDGLCIVVSPLIALMKDQVERLREKGVSAFSIHSGLSFNEIDVILDRCIYDQVKFLYLAPERLSSDLLIQRVKKMKVNLLAVDEAHCISQWGYDFRPSYLEIAAFRHVIGDSVPVMALTATSTPEVTQDIQDKLEFKKPNVISKSFKRDNLSFSCFKEENKERKILQILKNVPGTAIIYVRNRKKTEALAGFLNKNKISASFYHAGLDYSSRSKNQDLWISNKVRVMVATNAFGMGIDKPDVRTVVHYDFPENPENYYQEAGRAGRDGKRCYAVLLFNDKDIEDLEAKIESNFPSAEIIKRVYQALANFYKLAVGSSQFISFDFDMEAFIKTYKLPKIQSYYALKRLEQEGMIQMNEAYYNPSKIFISTDKTRLYEYQLRNPEDDVFIKSILRIYGGEVFSNYVNIRETEIANYIHKSQMDVTRKLSFLDQKGLLVYEKQKDKPQIEFVMPRMDASVLPLDYKDLAKRKELYKAKVDAMVEYATNSNKCRSLMLLEYFGEKNSEKCGLCDVCLKEKKEEVKDNIEVELSGKIIEKLNGGPISPENLVFSFSSIEKENVLKVLRRLVDSGMLVYLDDGNLSLAKNT
- a CDS encoding D-2-hydroxyacid dehydrogenase; this encodes MKIVLLDADTLGEVPAIDDFNQLGDFIKFGHTKPDDVINHLSGADVAITNKVVLSKEILSQLPDLKLICVAATGTDNIDIAFASEKGIPVKNVKGYSTDSVAQHSFSLLLHLLDKLEYYNNYVLSGEYCKSEIFTSLSRPYWEIKGKVYGIIGLGAIGKKVANIATAFGAKVIYYSTSGVHDDPDFERVGLEELLKQSDVISIHSPLNDKTHGLIGEKEFNLMKRNAILINVGRGGIVNENALIEALNNDRIAGAGIDVFEKEPMASSSPILKIKNKERLVVTPHIAWASIEARGRLVEGIISNIKEWKAKVESTK